One genomic segment of Paenibacillus sp. FSL H8-0332 includes these proteins:
- a CDS encoding HAMP domain-containing sensor histidine kinase, producing MRGVDRILIVLAGLLLLLIAQTVYLLNYRRQVSQISSQLSFIMEHESRKLVATQLKPREIGRLVRKCNNLLSRQRAMGEQFSRKNQEMNLAITSLSHDIRTPLTSLDGYLQLALRTEAEQEKGRYVALAQSRIQQIIKLVDELFLYTKLQNPEYSLELQPVDVMEVLKRNLFTFIDAFAGSESEPELRLPEYSPRVTGDIHALERIFTNIIGNYFIHGEGQLAIEVEDRQEMLCIRFTNRLKAGSRVDTEKIFTRFYKEDPSRTRHSSGLGLSIVKALMEKMNGHAEAGCTADTFSILIGFSKRGEEHSDEHPSQG from the coding sequence ATGAGAGGAGTTGATCGTATCCTTATTGTTCTGGCAGGACTCTTGCTGCTGCTGATTGCCCAGACAGTCTACCTGCTGAATTACCGGAGACAGGTCAGCCAGATCAGCAGCCAGCTGTCTTTTATCATGGAGCATGAATCCCGTAAGCTGGTAGCTACACAGTTGAAGCCGAGAGAGATCGGCAGGCTGGTGCGGAAGTGCAATAACCTGTTAAGCCGCCAGCGAGCGATGGGAGAACAGTTCAGCCGCAAAAATCAGGAGATGAATCTGGCGATTACCAGTCTGTCGCATGATATCCGGACGCCGCTCACTTCGCTGGATGGTTACCTTCAACTAGCGCTGCGGACAGAGGCGGAGCAGGAGAAGGGGCGTTACGTAGCGCTTGCCCAGTCGAGAATACAGCAGATTATCAAGCTGGTGGATGAGCTGTTCCTCTATACCAAGCTGCAGAATCCCGAATACAGCCTGGAGCTGCAGCCTGTAGACGTTATGGAGGTGCTGAAGCGGAATCTGTTCACCTTCATCGATGCCTTCGCCGGATCGGAGAGTGAGCCCGAGCTACGGCTGCCGGAGTATTCTCCCCGGGTGACGGGGGATATCCATGCGCTGGAACGAATCTTTACCAATATCATCGGCAACTATTTCATCCATGGCGAAGGCCAGTTGGCCATAGAGGTTGAAGACAGGCAAGAGATGCTGTGTATACGCTTCACCAACCGGCTTAAGGCAGGCAGCAGGGTGGATACGGAGAAGATATTTACCCGCTTTTACAAAGAAGATCCGTCGCGTACCCGGCATTCCTCAGGTCTTGGACTCTCGATTGTGAAGGCGCTGATGGAGAAAATGAACGGGCATGCTGAGGCCGGGTGTACAGCGGATACCTTCAGTATATTAATCGGATTCTCAAAAAGGGGGGAGGAGCATAGCGATGAGCACCCATCTCAAGGATAG
- a CDS encoding ComEC/Rec2 family competence protein, with amino-acid sequence MNRRPLLSFTVCWVAGSAAGCLFSGRSLLFCLAGLLLLPVVWAVSGGIRLRTAAVLVTALIVAALYWEYSEVRNVSLLPKVLGHPVSEVNEAYVTAAGVIASPVERDGDRVDFVAKLSSVRLHQQGEQSAAAGAAEREAEGERVTVLIKLQEESEIAEAALWQRGDRVVIEGELIQPQIARNFGGFDYRAYLLTQKIHWLLKGTGTASVKVNSQGSWEPSTILRWNDKARSVLGAEMSRLFQEPHAGYMKGLVIGIQKELDPETFRQFSQLGLTHILAISGMHVAVYVGVILVLLRRCRLTRETALTVTLLLVPVYVLLSGAGPSVIRAGIMSMIALLAARLGMLKDGLNILAASALMMLIWNPYLLLSVSFQLSFLVTAGLMVYTPLAASLFRRLPGWLGSSLSVTIIAQLVSFPLTIYYFNQFSLLSVAANLLLVPFITFLVLPLGTLALLLGRVWNAGALLTAQLAEILNNITFAAVEWVNGITAGVMIWASPSILWICLYYCLLYGLLHMLKRRTEAMLVPQFMDDETRPLAEVERPEARGNIRARAGSNGRNNVLNSAGAANSGRAALAFQGYPQPGSARWSNSAAILCAVGLTILLYKGYNAEVIRDGSGSISYLDIGQGDSSLITTPGGAHILVDGGGTVSFGNREEWRIRRSPFEVGAKTLLPLLKQRGIHRLDAVILTHGDQDHAGGLQAVLEGMPVSAMLFNGTLAATEPYTKLMATALDAGVRMYPVQQGMTLVPDEATRLNFLWPEPRADRQTMPEEVEDQNHESVVFRLEMNGRSFLFTGDMDQAAEEAILHSASQSGIRQGRSIDVLKVAHHGSKTATSADWLAFWTPGAAVISAGVNNLYGHPNGGVLERLADANTGIYRTDQQGEIQLRVGKEGITVRHKLTPAPD; translated from the coding sequence ATGAACAGAAGGCCGCTCTTAAGCTTCACGGTCTGCTGGGTGGCGGGAAGTGCCGCAGGTTGTTTGTTCTCTGGCCGCAGTCTGCTATTCTGCCTCGCAGGGCTACTGCTGCTGCCTGTAGTCTGGGCGGTGAGCGGCGGAATACGCTTGAGGACGGCTGCGGTATTAGTGACAGCACTGATTGTGGCAGCCCTATACTGGGAATACAGTGAGGTACGCAATGTGAGTCTGCTGCCTAAGGTGCTGGGGCACCCTGTGAGCGAAGTGAATGAGGCCTATGTAACAGCCGCTGGCGTTATTGCTTCTCCGGTGGAGCGGGACGGGGACCGGGTTGATTTTGTCGCGAAGCTGTCCAGTGTCAGACTACATCAGCAAGGTGAACAGTCTGCCGCAGCGGGAGCGGCGGAGAGGGAGGCTGAAGGTGAGCGTGTAACCGTACTTATCAAGCTCCAGGAGGAGAGTGAGATAGCTGAGGCTGCCTTGTGGCAGCGCGGAGACCGGGTGGTCATTGAGGGGGAATTGATACAGCCCCAGATAGCGCGTAACTTCGGCGGATTCGACTACCGTGCCTATCTGCTCACCCAAAAGATCCACTGGCTGCTCAAAGGAACAGGAACAGCCAGTGTAAAGGTTAACTCCCAAGGCTCGTGGGAGCCGTCCACTATTCTGCGCTGGAATGATAAGGCAAGATCCGTGCTCGGTGCAGAAATGAGCCGCTTATTTCAGGAACCTCATGCGGGTTATATGAAGGGCCTCGTCATTGGTATCCAAAAGGAACTGGACCCGGAGACCTTCAGACAGTTCTCTCAGCTCGGGCTCACTCATATTCTCGCCATCTCGGGGATGCATGTGGCGGTGTACGTCGGAGTAATCCTGGTTCTTTTGCGCCGCTGCCGCTTGACCAGAGAAACCGCACTGACGGTGACCCTGCTGCTGGTTCCGGTCTACGTGCTGCTGTCCGGGGCTGGACCGTCTGTGATCCGCGCCGGGATCATGAGCATGATTGCCTTGCTGGCGGCAAGGCTCGGCATGCTCAAGGATGGGCTAAACATTCTGGCTGCATCCGCTCTGATGATGCTGATCTGGAACCCTTATCTGCTGCTTAGTGTCAGCTTTCAGCTGTCTTTTCTGGTGACAGCAGGACTCATGGTATACACACCGCTCGCTGCGTCGCTATTTAGGCGGTTACCGGGCTGGCTAGGCAGTAGTCTGTCCGTAACGATTATTGCTCAACTGGTCTCGTTTCCGCTGACGATCTATTATTTCAACCAATTCTCATTGTTGTCCGTCGCCGCCAATCTGCTGCTGGTTCCGTTCATCACCTTCCTGGTGCTTCCCTTAGGAACGCTGGCGTTGCTCCTTGGGCGGGTCTGGAATGCAGGCGCCCTCCTGACTGCGCAGCTTGCAGAGATACTGAATAATATCACTTTTGCGGCAGTGGAGTGGGTGAACGGAATCACCGCCGGGGTAATGATCTGGGCTTCGCCGTCAATCCTGTGGATCTGCCTCTACTACTGCCTGCTATATGGTTTGTTACACATGTTGAAACGGAGGACTGAGGCCATGCTTGTTCCCCAGTTCATGGATGATGAGACCCGCCCGCTGGCGGAGGTGGAGAGGCCGGAAGCGCGTGGTAACATCCGTGCCAGAGCTGGCAGCAATGGCCGCAATAACGTTCTGAATTCGGCAGGGGCTGCGAACAGCGGAAGAGCCGCGCTGGCCTTCCAAGGCTATCCGCAACCGGGTTCAGCACGCTGGAGCAATTCCGCAGCTATACTGTGCGCTGTAGGCCTGACCATTCTGCTCTACAAAGGCTATAACGCCGAAGTTATACGCGACGGCTCCGGTTCCATCAGCTACCTGGATATAGGTCAGGGGGACAGCAGCCTGATCACCACGCCGGGCGGAGCACATATCCTCGTGGACGGCGGCGGGACCGTGAGCTTCGGCAACCGGGAGGAATGGCGCATCCGCCGCAGCCCGTTCGAGGTCGGGGCGAAGACGCTGCTGCCGCTCCTGAAGCAGCGGGGTATCCACCGTCTGGACGCGGTTATCTTGACGCATGGCGATCAGGACCATGCCGGAGGGCTGCAGGCTGTGCTGGAAGGGATGCCGGTATCGGCAATGCTGTTTAACGGAACATTAGCTGCCACGGAGCCGTACACCAAGCTGATGGCGACTGCACTGGACGCGGGTGTCCGGATGTATCCGGTGCAGCAGGGTATGACGCTGGTCCCGGACGAGGCCACGCGGCTGAACTTCCTCTGGCCGGAGCCGCGAGCGGATCGACAGACCATGCCGGAGGAAGTGGAGGACCAGAACCACGAATCGGTGGTGTTCCGGCTGGAGATGAACGGTCGGAGCTTTCTTTTCACAGGAGATATGGATCAGGCGGCAGAGGAAGCAATCCTACATTCCGCAAGTCAATCCGGTATTCGGCAAGGCAGATCCATCGACGTCCTCAAGGTCGCCCACCACGGCAGCAAAACCGCCACCAGCGCAGACTGGCTCGCCTTCTGGACCCCCGGCGCCGCTGTCATCTCAGCCGGTGTGAATAACCTGTACGGACATCCCAATGGCGGTGTGCTGGAACGGCTGGCAGATGCAAACACTGGAATCTACCGGACTGACCAGCAGGGGGAGATTCAGCTCAGAGTGGGCAAGGAGGGCATCACCGTACGCCACAAGCTCACCCCCGCCCCGGACTAA
- a CDS encoding dCMP deaminase family protein — translation MTVAYRKNWDTYFMDIACMVSTRSRCPRRHVGAVLVQGKKLLGTAYNGAPMGVPDCSEAGCMVSEQYEREMIDGVETMVKKQRCIRTIHAEQNLLLFTDRSDREGSTVYVTDEPCWTCANMLANSGIVEIVYLRPYKKDMEKVQAMLSSKGIVFRQLENYEPPKETMISVSE, via the coding sequence ATGACTGTGGCTTACCGCAAGAACTGGGATACATACTTCATGGATATTGCCTGCATGGTCTCCACCCGTTCGCGCTGTCCCCGCCGCCATGTCGGCGCGGTGCTGGTGCAGGGGAAAAAGCTGCTGGGTACGGCCTATAACGGTGCACCGATGGGTGTTCCTGACTGCTCGGAAGCAGGCTGTATGGTATCTGAGCAATACGAGCGTGAGATGATTGACGGTGTAGAGACAATGGTCAAAAAGCAGCGCTGCATCCGCACAATCCATGCCGAGCAGAATCTGCTGCTGTTCACAGACCGGAGCGACCGGGAAGGCAGTACAGTCTATGTGACGGATGAACCCTGCTGGACCTGTGCCAATATGCTGGCTAACAGCGGAATCGTGGAGATTGTCTACCTGCGTCCTTACAAGAAAGATATGGAGAAGGTACAGGCGATGCTCTCCTCCAAAGGCATTGTGTTCCGTCAACTGGAGAACTATGAGCCGCCTAAGGAAACGATGATTTCGGTATCTGAATAA
- a CDS encoding helix-hairpin-helix domain-containing protein, with protein sequence MDKRMIICAITAALLGGSLVWAADHRAQETGIAGWSTLNAGMAQALGVADEGTDGGSAAGGADGGSAVGAAGSKAEGGEVAGGGAGGSGEVAGGGTVGSGVAGGSAAVSSKTGDGAVGESVVGAVENGVTGNAATGGATVDTGAAGSVTGNGVAGGNVVGEVGSGVVGGAVTGSGTAGAGAASAGIAGAGAADSGGPGGAAGSGGASGTAAASAGAGAAGTAAPAAADGRINVNTADTKALMDLPGIGEKKAQAIIDYRSSKGAFRSANELGKVKGIGPKLLEKLKPLVAF encoded by the coding sequence ATGGATAAAAGAATGATCATCTGCGCCATCACCGCCGCGCTGCTGGGCGGCAGTCTGGTGTGGGCCGCAGACCACAGAGCACAGGAAACCGGCATCGCCGGGTGGTCGACGCTGAACGCCGGAATGGCGCAGGCGCTGGGAGTGGCGGACGAAGGGACTGACGGCGGGAGTGCGGCGGGCGGGGCTGATGGTGGGAGTGCGGTTGGTGCAGCAGGGAGTAAAGCAGAAGGTGGCGAGGTAGCTGGTGGCGGTGCGGGGGGGAGTGGTGAGGTAGCTGGTGGTGGTACGGTGGGGAGTGGAGTGGCTGGCGGGAGTGCGGCAGTTTCTAGTAAGACGGGGGATGGGGCGGTTGGCGAGAGTGTGGTAGGTGCGGTGGAAAATGGAGTAACTGGCAACGCAGCTACGGGTGGTGCAACAGTGGACACAGGAGCTGCCGGGAGTGTGACAGGTAATGGAGTTGCTGGCGGTAATGTTGTAGGCGAGGTAGGTAGCGGAGTTGTTGGCGGTGCAGTCACCGGTAGTGGAACAGCAGGCGCTGGAGCGGCGAGTGCTGGGATAGCGGGTGCGGGTGCGGCGGACTCAGGAGGACCCGGAGGAGCGGCAGGAAGCGGCGGTGCAAGTGGAACGGCGGCTGCATCAGCTGGAGCTGGAGCAGCTGGCACTGCAGCCCCGGCAGCGGCTGACGGCCGGATCAATGTGAACACAGCCGACACCAAAGCCCTCATGGACCTGCCGGGCATCGGGGAGAAGAAGGCGCAGGCGATTATCGACTACCGCAGCAGCAAGGGAGCGTTCCGCAGCGCGAACGAGCTGGGCAAGGTGAAGGGCATCGGTCCCAAGCTGCTGGAGAAGCTGAAGCCGCTGGTGGCTTTTTAA
- the comER gene encoding late competence protein ComER, translating to MKVGFIGTGSMGSLLIDTFLRSGALEPCDVMASNRSPGRLMELKKLHPGITLCSGNIETASESDLVFLCVKPLQFKRVTDEIAPYLRSDQIVVSITSPVQLYHLESALPSKVAKIIPSITHSVRGGSSLCIFGSRLNKKDRLLLLQLFSCIGVPEEIPEGHTRIASDFSSCGPAFLSYFLERWIEAAVEATGIDEALVTRLAGEMLLGTGKLLTEGSFTPQELQERVAVRGGITAQALNHLQTSLEGVFERLITTTHDKYDEDVEKLDELFGLSSIAQSRLDR from the coding sequence ATGAAAGTGGGATTTATCGGAACAGGCAGCATGGGAAGTCTGCTGATCGACACCTTCCTTCGGTCGGGAGCCCTTGAGCCATGCGATGTGATGGCCAGCAACCGCAGCCCGGGCAGGCTGATGGAGCTGAAGAAGCTTCATCCCGGAATCACCCTATGCTCCGGCAATATCGAAACCGCCTCGGAGAGCGATCTTGTGTTCCTGTGTGTCAAGCCTTTGCAGTTCAAACGGGTAACCGATGAAATCGCCCCTTATCTGCGCAGCGACCAGATCGTTGTATCGATTACAAGCCCTGTGCAGCTCTACCATCTGGAATCGGCCCTGCCCTCCAAGGTCGCCAAAATCATTCCCAGCATCACCCATTCCGTCCGAGGCGGGAGTTCGCTGTGCATTTTCGGAAGCCGATTAAATAAAAAAGACAGGCTGCTGCTGCTCCAGTTATTCTCCTGCATTGGTGTTCCGGAGGAGATTCCTGAGGGTCATACGCGGATTGCCTCAGATTTCTCCAGTTGCGGTCCGGCCTTTCTGAGCTATTTCCTGGAGCGGTGGATTGAAGCGGCTGTAGAAGCAACAGGCATCGACGAAGCCCTGGTCACCCGGCTGGCGGGTGAGATGCTGCTGGGTACGGGCAAGCTGCTGACGGAAGGCTCGTTCACCCCGCAGGAGCTGCAGGAACGGGTAGCCGTCCGTGGAGGCATTACCGCGCAAGCCCTGAATCACTTGCAGACCAGTCTGGAGGGGGTATTTGAACGTCTGATTACCACCACACATGACAAGTATGATGAGGATGTGGAAAAGCTCGACGAGCTGTTCGGGCTGAGCAGTATCGCGCAGAGCCGACTCGACCGCTAG